One window of Helicobacter winghamensis ATCC BAA-430 genomic DNA carries:
- a CDS encoding adenosylmethionine--8-amino-7-oxononanoate transaminase: MESQILKELDLSCIWHPCTQMHDHENNIPLIPIKRAIGAYLYDFNNKAYLDCISSWWVNLFGHCNPYINAKLKEQLESLEHIIFAGFTHKPVIDLSKRLLGLLDSNFGKCFYADNGSSAIEVALKMAFHASAIKGNKKNKFLCLENAYHGETIGALSVGDVGIYTDVYAPILLETLKIKAPVGENIDASLEALKILLSTQKDSIIAFVLEPLIQCAGNMNMYSPRFVQEATKLCKEAGVYVIFDEIAVGFGRTGSLFAYEQCGVVPDFLCLSKGITGGYLPLSVVVTSDEIYQLFYAPFSENKAFLHSHSYTGNALACACANAVLDIFERDNVLTKNKELSAFIWERMQALRKFSCVGNLRHQGMVFAFDLIGFKGERKGLEVFNKGLEKGLLLRPLGNTIYLMPPYILTQDEATYILDSICEILKTF; encoded by the coding sequence ATGGAATCGCAAATCCTAAAAGAGTTAGATTTATCTTGCATTTGGCATCCTTGCACACAAATGCACGACCACGAAAATAATATTCCATTAATCCCCATTAAACGCGCTATTGGTGCGTATCTCTATGATTTTAACAACAAGGCATATTTAGATTGCATTTCTAGCTGGTGGGTGAATCTCTTTGGGCATTGTAACCCTTATATTAATGCAAAACTTAAAGAACAATTAGAATCTTTAGAGCATATCATTTTTGCAGGTTTTACCCATAAGCCCGTAATTGACTTATCTAAGCGGCTTTTAGGGCTTTTGGATTCCAACTTTGGCAAATGTTTTTATGCAGACAATGGCTCAAGCGCCATTGAAGTGGCTCTTAAAATGGCATTCCACGCAAGTGCGATTAAAGGAAATAAAAAAAATAAATTCCTATGCCTAGAAAATGCCTACCACGGAGAAACTATTGGAGCTTTAAGCGTAGGTGATGTTGGAATCTATACAGATGTTTATGCGCCCATTTTGCTAGAAACACTAAAAATTAAAGCCCCTGTGGGAGAAAACATTGATGCTTCCCTAGAAGCCCTAAAAATCTTGCTATCCACGCAAAAAGATTCCATTATTGCCTTTGTGCTAGAACCACTCATTCAATGTGCGGGAAATATGAATATGTATAGCCCGCGCTTTGTGCAAGAAGCTACAAAACTTTGCAAAGAAGCAGGTGTGTATGTTATTTTTGATGAAATTGCCGTAGGATTTGGGAGAACAGGCAGTCTTTTTGCCTATGAGCAATGTGGCGTTGTGCCGGATTTTCTTTGCCTTAGCAAAGGCATTACAGGAGGTTATTTACCGCTTTCTGTGGTTGTTACAAGTGATGAGATTTATCAATTATTTTATGCGCCTTTTAGCGAGAACAAAGCCTTTTTGCACTCCCACTCTTACACAGGAAATGCGCTAGCTTGTGCGTGTGCAAATGCGGTTTTAGATATTTTTGAACGCGATAATGTGCTTACGAAAAACAAAGAATTATCTGCATTTATTTGGGAGAGAATGCAGGCTTTAAGGAAGTTTAGCTGTGTGGGGAATTTGCGTCATCAAGGAATGGTTTTTGCTTTTGATTTAATAGGATTTAAAGGGGAGCGTAAAGGCTTAGAAGTCTTTAATAAAGGCTTAGAAAAGGGGCTATTACTCCGCCCTTTAGGCAATACAATCTATCTAATGCCCCCTTATATCCTAACTCAAGATGAAGCCACTTATATTTTAGATTCCATTTGTGAAATTCTAAAAACATTTTAA